The following proteins come from a genomic window of Montipora foliosa isolate CH-2021 chromosome 2, ASM3666993v2, whole genome shotgun sequence:
- the LOC137993707 gene encoding uncharacterized protein, translated as MAYKQILITTFFMLAWSSKNSGSKVTEVFVSLHGNDCKTCGSPSLPCKSIALAVHHVDYGGHIYLDGRGTKECPYGCKADRNIPVDHRSIYINKSLTIEGLHSTPHVLCPEGFHFQKTNDEQETFRLELSGIDFQQTPISCDDCQHVLIHNCSFHDALSALAIALHNITSFQLDIQSNSTFYNNSQCINVLLLNKTERKRVSVSLNIKNAMLEKNGLYGQRRSEGGVMKITSVADGELCPIYLYISCTKVISSGSKGPFISVNVSTAVTDETYKDVRLYQNGKFQGKGKQSVQSLYFSRSRETKAKFISITCHDNPDVQCIVVQSERAAIIIQGSLFYNQSVSKKKSGSCLSITAKINGSLRIVNSYFHNNEAGAGGSLYANSKHGFLTIDLANVTFSECTARIGCAISIGRTPGDSPRNQWGPHRLYFGVRNVTIKQWRRYRYEKKCIDVDVLLDGGIVTLEESRFTKKTQRRGARAFRAITTGGESNVTISKCIFKEDALNPTKGRIVQIGAGNGNAGMVTVSDSFLESKGNKRVGLHISPKYRINLFNVTLISFRYGLEILSSPPENGSFPIDISIDNCSFVNNIYDTMVTLLGPTSVYVAIRNTRFTTSNGTVTWNETSGSYAIRLMIPPLQHVNFSKAVIEIDNNEFHHRPPSYFALLFEGLKHVIIRRSLFRNCVVAYRRTWTNNKTGYFYETSAGAISVLLNPDKARNFGCVSNRSKHPSWHYNSHILFEDTTFVENLGIQVGAVYISNGNTTFRRCNFRDNFGIHRTGHVYSAFGTGRVDFVDCSFLRTKENMIVSTGPLYNAGSFLYSGSGGPLRLENTSMMSLKFSRSTVPVVDISNGGFFDMDERSKIQCSEGQRLLLENSTHFVYTEQNNSICILNTIVLKYSCKPCSPGYYSLQTGVSEGLAVTSTPECHTCPFGATCIESNIAAKPNFWGYSTSSRPQELQFIACPEHYCRSTVSTGYNSCQGNRNGTLCGQCAKGFTESLFSSNCRKLTKCNDYSVWVVTIFFTIIFAFYLLQKPPILHILTNQMLWFRKRGQSPSGEEVDGIVDAEHSDTGYLKITFYFYQAAETVMVVHIEELTGEIPFIHFVTSAYNFHVQSINQDLGCPFAGLTATTKQALLSSTVFLTVTDVFVIYIVHSVFNVLMGKGKPSLICYMAVVMEVLLLGYVRLAETSFRLVHCVSIGSGRRLFIDANIPCMQWWQYLLLAYIAFFLVPLIVVLYCGSSKLYRSSITAVEFLAACIIPLPFLMYWLVKEILQRRRQDYAEQHVVNKELLDILHGPFRPPNDNDNGTLYWESVLIGRRFILVACEAFITNLMLRMVFQAAACLLITIHHVWKSPYRYPMANKAETLSLVAISLIAFINLAKAALLSFGITIDGPSKSSLKALEWFELCALAFVPALVSMLVTFAVLSQLARCALFLNEHFRFFCRKFCCYPWYTYQEQRPLLVVAEQNIHRR; from the exons ATGGCgtataaacaaattttgatAACGACTTTCTTCATGTTAGCGTGGTCAAGCAAAAACTCAG GTTCCAAAGTCACGGAAGTATTTGTGTCTCTTCATGGAAATGACTGCAAAACTTGTGGCAGTCCAAGTCTCCCTTGTAAGTCCATTGCCCTTGCCGTTCATCACGTGGACTATGGCGGGCACATTTATCTGGATGGACGTGGGACCAAGGAATGCCCATATGGCTGTAAAGCCGATCGCAATATTCCCGTTGATCATCGAAGTATTTATATCAACAAAAGTTTGACTATTGAGGGTTTACACTCCACTCCACACGTTTTATGCCCTGAAGGATTCCATTTTCAAAAGACAAATGATGAGCAGGAGACATTCAGGTTAGAGCTGTCAGGAATCGATTTTCAACAAACGCCAATCAGTTGTGACGACTGTCAACACGTCCTAATCCACAACTGCTCTTTCCATGATGCTTTAAGTGCCTTGGCTATTGCACTACACAACATTACGTCTTTCCAGCTTGACATTCAGAGCAATTCAACTTTTTACAACAACTCTCAATGCATTAACGTTCTTCTTCTCAATAAAACTGAAAGGAAAAGAGTTTCTGTTAGTCTTAACATCAAAAATGCAatgcttgaaaaaaatggccTATATGGCCAACGCCGATCTGAAGGAGGAGTCATGAAGATCACATCGGTTGCAGATGGTGAATTGTGTCCAATATACTTGTACATTTCTTGCACTAAGGTTATCAGTTCTGGCAGTAAAGGTCCGTTCATAAGTGTTAACGTTTCGACAGCGGTTACAGACGAGACATACAAAGATGTCAGGTTATATCAGAATGGAAAATTCCAGGGGAAAGGAAAACAAAGTGTGCAAAGTTTATATTTCTCACGTTCTAGAGAAACAAAAGCAAAGTTCATCTCCATCACTTGCCATGACAACCCAGACGTGCAGTGCATTGTGGTTCAGTCCGAAAGGGCGGCTATAATCATTCAAGGTTCGTTGTTTTACAACCAATctgtttcgaaaaaaaaatccGGCTCTTGCTTGTCTATCACTGCAAAAATCAATGGATCTTTAAGGATTGTAAACTCTTATTTCCATAACAATGAAGCTGGCGCCGGCGGATCGCTTTATGCCAATAGCAAACATGGATTTCTAACAATCGACCTCGCCAATGTTACATTCAGCGAATGTACAGCCCGGATTGGATGCGCAATATCAATTGGAAGAACGCCTGGAGACTCACCGCGTAACCAGTGGGGTCCGCACAGGTTATATTTTGGCGTCAGGAATGTAACTATTAAACAGTGGAGAAGATATCGTTACGAAAAAAAATGCATTGATGTAGATGTTTTACTAGATGGTGGAATTGTGACACTAGAGGAGTCCAGGTTTACGAAGAAAACCCAAAGAAGAGGCGCCAGAGCTTTTCGTGCAATTACTACCGGAGGCGAAAGTAATGTAACAATTTCAAAATGTATTTTCAAGGAAGATGCGTTGAACCCGACGAAAGGGAGGATTGTCCAAATAGGGGCCGGGAATGGAAACGCAGGGATGGTAACAGTTTCGGACAGTTTCCTGGAGAGTAAAGGAAATAAAAGGGTAGGACTGCACATAAGTCCCAAATATCGCATTAATCTTTTCAACGTTACACTCATCTCTTTTAGATATGGACTGGAAATATTGTCATCACCTCCGGAAAACGGCTCTTTTCCAATTGATATTTCCATCGataattgttcttttgttaataaTATCTATGACACGATGGTAACTTTATTAGGTCCAACATCAGTCTATGTAGCTATCAGAAACACCAGGTTTACCACGAGCAACGGAACAGTGACGTGGAACGAAACTAGCGGTAGTTATGCTATTCGCTTAATGATCCCACCACTCCAACATGTCAATTTCTCAAAGGCGGTCATCGAAATTGACAATAATGAATTCCACCACAGACCACCCAGTTACTTTGCTCTTTTATTTGAAGGGCTGAAACATGTGATAATAAGACGCTCGCTCTTTCGTAATTGTGTCGTCGCTTACCGACGAACATGGACAAATAACAAAACGGGTTACTTCTACGAGACATCAGCTGGCGCCATCTCTGTTTTATTAAATCCAGACAAAGCGCGTAATTTTGGGTGTGTGAGCAATCGAAGTAAACACCCCTCATGGCATTACAACAGTCATATACTGTTTGAGGATACGACTTTTGTGGAAAACTTAGGAATTCAAGTTGGAGCTGTCTATATCAGCAATGGTAACACCACGTTTAGGCGATGTAATTTTCGCGACAACTTTGGCATTCATCGTACTGGACACGTCTATTCTGCATTTGGAACAGGCCGCGTAGATTTCGTAGACTGCTCGTTTTTGAGGACAAAGGAAAATATGATAGTTTCAACCGGCCCCTTGTATAATGCAGGTAGCTTCCTGTATTCTGGGAGCGGAGGTCCTTTAAGACTTGAAAACACATCAATGATGTCACTGAAATTTAGCAGGAGCACTGTTCCAGTTGTTGATATCTCTAATGGGGGATTTTTTGATATGGATGAAAGATCGAAGATACAGTGTAGCGAAGGACAGAGGCTTTTATTAGAAAATAGCACGCACTTTGTATACACAGAGCAAAACAACAGCATTTGCATATTGAACACTATAGTTTTGAAGTATTCTTGTAAACCCTGCTCTCCTGGTTATTACAGCCTTCAAACAGGGGTTTCAGAAGGCTTAGCCGTGACCTCCACTCCTGAGTGCCATACATGTCCCTTCGGAGCCACCTGCATTGAAAGTAATATTGCTGCGAAACCAAATTTCTGGGGTTATTCAACATCTAGCCGTCCTCAGGAGCTACAATTTATCGCCTGTCCTGAACATTACTGTCGTTCAACTGTTTCAACAGGTTATAACAGTTGCCAAGGAAACAGGAACGGTACTCTCTGTGGACAATGTGCAAAGGGGTTTACTGAGTCTCTTTTCTCAAGTAACTGTCGCAAGTTGACAAAATGCAACGACTATTCTGTGTGGGTTGTGACCATCTTTTTCACGATAATATTTGCTTTTTATCTTTTGCAAAAGCCTCCGATACTGCACATCCTGACAAACCAAATGCTGTGGTTTAGGAAAAGAGGACAAAGTCCCTCGGGAGAAGAAGTAGACGGCATTGTTGATGCTGAACATTCCGATACTGGCTATTTAAAAATaacgttttatttttatcaagcagCCGAGACTGTGATGGTGGTCCATATAGAAGAACTTACTGGAGAGATTCCTTTTATCCACTTTGTAACTTCTGCTTATAATTTTCATGTCCAATCGATCAATCAAGACCTTGGCTGTCCATTTGCAGGACTCACCGCAACAACAAAACAGGCTCTGCTTTCGTCTACAGTATTTTTGACTGTGACTGACGTTTTTGTCATTTATATTGTGCATTCTGTTTTCAACGTGTTAATGGGCAAGGGAAAGCCGTCCCTCATCTGTTATATGGCCGTTGTCATGGAAGTGTTGTTACTTGGATACGTGAGGCTTGCAGAGACGTCTTTTAGACTAGTGCACTGTGTCTCTATCGGATCTGGAAGAAGGCTTTTTATCGATGCAAATATCCCATGCATGCAATGGTGGCAGTATCTTCTCCTTGCTTACATTGCATTTTTCCTGGTTCCTTTAATCGTCGTCCTCTACTGTGGATCTTCCAAGCTATACAGATCTTCTATTACAGCAGTTGAGTTCCTCGCTGCTTGTATAATTCCACTGCCATTTCTTATGTATTGGCTGGTCAAAGAAATACTGCAAAGGAGACGCCAGGATTATGCTGAGCAGCATGTAGTCAACAAAGAACTCTTGGACATACTTCATGGTCCTTTTCGTCCACCAAATGATAATGACAACGGCACACTTTACTGGGAGAGCGTGTTGATCGGTCGAAGGTTCATTCTCGTCGCTTGTGAAGCGTTCATCACAAATCTTATGTTACGCATGGTTTTCCAGGCGGCAGCATGCTTGTTGATAACAATCCATCATGTTTGGAAGAGTCCCTATCGATATCCCATGGCAAATAAAGCTGAAACTCTGTCGCTTGTAGCCATATCGTTAATTGCTTTTATCAACCTGGCAAAAGCTGCCCTGCTGTCATTTGGTATCACAATTGACGGGCCAAGCAAATCCAGTCTGAAAGCTCTAGAGTGGTTTGAGCTGTGTGCCTTGGCATTTGTCCCAGCGTTAGTGTCCATGTTGGTCACATTTGCCGTTCTCTCTCAGCTGGCGAGGTGTGCGCTTTTTCTAAACGAGCATTTTAGATTTTTTTGCCGGAAGTTCTGTTGCTATCCGTGGTATACATACCAAGAGCAAAGACCTCTCCTGGTCGTTGCTGAACAGAACATTCACAGAAGGTAA